One Chitinispirillum alkaliphilum genomic window carries:
- a CDS encoding Glycosyl transferase, with product MAIDISVIIPTYNCEKFISEAVESVLNQEYKPKEIIVVDDGSTDNTAQVLSKYRSNLIYIFQNNQGVSSARNMGIMQSTGEFLTFLDSDDIWLPEKLKVHVNSLKRYPNACAYILNMQMERNNRYESDFFSFRNLQFSGDGELYIKRPLCSQLKYQFAWVQNTMIRKKYLDCSALFLKGQNIFEDFDFFCRLALKGPWFVSKEIQVRVMRRTTATENLSNARTRYPEQSLNGMLGILEKLNSLEKITKTESRTIDKMIFAYRRELAKNLIQNNDLTRAKEVLKKNIDTNLDIKSILFLLYATSKSIGHTFKKVCLL from the coding sequence ATGGCAATTGACATTTCGGTAATAATACCAACTTACAACTGCGAAAAGTTCATCTCAGAAGCGGTTGAGAGTGTTCTGAATCAAGAGTACAAACCAAAAGAAATTATTGTAGTTGATGATGGATCAACAGATAATACCGCACAAGTCTTATCAAAATACAGATCAAATTTAATTTATATCTTCCAAAATAATCAGGGTGTATCAAGTGCCCGTAACATGGGGATCATGCAGTCGACAGGTGAATTTTTAACATTTTTGGATTCAGATGATATATGGCTACCAGAAAAGCTCAAGGTACATGTTAATTCATTAAAACGCTATCCAAATGCATGTGCGTACATTTTAAATATGCAAATGGAAAGAAACAACAGGTATGAATCTGATTTCTTTTCTTTCCGAAACTTACAATTCTCTGGAGATGGTGAGTTATACATTAAGCGCCCGTTATGCAGCCAACTGAAATATCAATTTGCATGGGTACAAAATACAATGATCAGAAAAAAGTACTTAGATTGTTCTGCACTGTTCTTAAAAGGGCAAAATATCTTTGAAGACTTTGATTTTTTCTGTAGATTAGCCCTGAAAGGTCCGTGGTTTGTATCAAAAGAAATCCAAGTGAGAGTAATGAGGAGAACAACCGCAACGGAAAATCTATCAAACGCCAGAACCCGTTACCCAGAACAGTCCTTGAATGGAATGCTTGGTATTCTAGAAAAGTTAAACTCCTTAGAAAAAATCACCAAAACCGAATCACGGACAATAGATAAGATGATCTTTGCTTATAGAAGGGAACTGGCCAAGAACCTTATTCAAAATAATGATCTTACGCGAGCTAAGGAAGTATTAAAAAAAAACATCGATACCAATTTAGACATAAAATCAATACTTTTCCTTTTGTATGCTACTTCGAAGAGTATTGGTCATACATTTAAAAAAGTGTGTTTATTATGA
- a CDS encoding Glycosyl transferase, with the protein MLNKPEILFIATACPFETSGAGKRTIQTAKALANIGKLKIVFATDRKWSKTQIKKTKEAFHNAEMIWFSSLPILNCKERILKTVNPRFLNTHGIISTFEDGKRIKELIKNSDVIWIHTLKPANAFRIYNWPRTIIDIDDFPSGFNANIAQFAKSRKEQFRRKFNSVIWSRHEALWKERFNCMCVCKDSDKAHFGNSDRVFVVPNGLEEVKSFKSDCIKSNTKRIGMIGDFKYIANLDGINWFLKNAWPFLKKKHPNIRLRLIGNHSFEFSKQTGDHAIEGLGYIEDLTPELLTWLIMIAPTRIGGGTSLKVVEGLSYGLPIVATSHGFRGLPIINGENGLIANTGIRFAEACSILISDLTLWNSISMAGLKLFQEKYSLEAVEKCISRAVETCMSLSF; encoded by the coding sequence ATGCTAAACAAGCCAGAAATTCTTTTCATTGCTACAGCATGTCCTTTTGAAACGAGTGGCGCTGGTAAAAGGACTATACAGACAGCTAAAGCACTTGCAAATATAGGCAAATTAAAAATCGTGTTCGCAACAGATCGAAAATGGTCCAAAACACAGATCAAAAAAACTAAAGAAGCATTTCACAATGCTGAAATGATTTGGTTTTCCTCATTGCCAATCCTGAATTGCAAAGAACGAATATTAAAGACTGTTAACCCTAGATTTCTGAACACACATGGCATAATATCAACATTTGAGGATGGTAAAAGAATCAAAGAATTAATAAAAAATTCCGATGTTATCTGGATACATACTCTAAAACCAGCAAATGCCTTTCGCATTTACAATTGGCCAAGAACAATCATTGATATTGACGATTTCCCAAGTGGCTTTAATGCTAACATTGCTCAATTTGCCAAATCCAGAAAAGAACAATTCCGGCGAAAGTTTAATTCCGTAATCTGGAGTCGTCATGAAGCTCTTTGGAAGGAACGTTTTAATTGCATGTGTGTTTGTAAGGATTCAGATAAGGCTCATTTTGGAAACAGTGATAGAGTATTCGTTGTTCCTAATGGATTAGAAGAAGTTAAATCCTTCAAATCGGATTGTATCAAGTCTAACACAAAACGAATCGGCATGATAGGGGATTTCAAATATATTGCAAACCTTGATGGTATTAACTGGTTCCTAAAGAATGCGTGGCCTTTTCTTAAAAAGAAGCATCCAAATATTCGCCTCCGCCTGATAGGCAATCATAGCTTCGAGTTCTCAAAACAGACAGGAGATCACGCAATTGAAGGACTGGGTTATATTGAAGATCTAACCCCTGAATTGCTCACATGGTTAATAATGATTGCACCTACCAGAATTGGAGGCGGAACCTCTCTCAAAGTGGTAGAAGGACTTTCATATGGTTTACCTATTGTTGCTACTTCGCATGGGTTTCGAGGTTTGCCAATAATTAATGGAGAGAATGGGTTGATCGCTAATACCGGCATTCGTTTTGCAGAGGCATGTAGTATCCTGATTAGTGATCTTACCTTGTGGAATTCTATATCAATGGCTGGATTGAAACTCTTTCAAGAAAAATACTCTTTAGAGGCAGTTGAAAAGTGTATCTCCAGGGCTGTAGAGACTTGTATGTCACTTTCCTTTTAG
- a CDS encoding Glycosyl transferase: protein MRITFALPADNRSGGVRVTAIMGNLLLDKGHIVRIIYPRRKVTLTRMIKTCVYSKSNSGWLHTFKGKIETFFNINDLHFQPGEIVLAVGTYMVPFVYQIDNKYIIKVRYNHGLPVDLNVRINSDWTYLKCWTVPMRTITVSNSLVPKLKKLTKRPVDMVVPNGIYTSDYFPENRVRNGICAVYSPHPNKAPKDLIKILQTFHKNNSDIKQYVFSENSRPAELTHAFYHRLPSLSKTRELYNRSRMFILPSYNEGLPGTVLEAMACGCVVVSSDNEGSLEIIRDGYNGFICPKGNVERFVKTIEKTYNDEQLLSVIKKNQLETVRSFSWSEAANKMQEFLETIN, encoded by the coding sequence ATGAGAATAACATTTGCATTACCCGCCGATAATCGCTCAGGTGGTGTAAGAGTTACTGCAATTATGGGTAATTTACTACTCGATAAAGGACATATTGTCAGAATCATATACCCGAGAAGAAAAGTCACCCTAACAAGAATGATAAAAACCTGTGTGTACAGCAAGAGCAACAGTGGCTGGCTACACACATTCAAAGGTAAAATTGAAACTTTCTTCAACATAAATGATTTGCATTTTCAACCTGGTGAAATAGTCCTGGCTGTTGGTACCTATATGGTTCCTTTTGTATACCAAATAGATAATAAATATATTATCAAGGTTCGATATAACCATGGCCTGCCAGTTGATTTGAATGTAAGAATAAATTCAGATTGGACTTATCTAAAATGCTGGACTGTGCCTATGAGAACTATCACTGTTTCTAACTCTCTTGTCCCCAAACTGAAAAAATTGACAAAAAGACCCGTTGACATGGTGGTTCCGAATGGCATTTACACATCAGACTATTTCCCAGAAAACCGTGTTCGCAACGGGATATGTGCAGTTTATAGCCCGCATCCAAATAAAGCACCCAAAGACCTCATCAAAATACTGCAGACATTTCACAAAAATAATTCTGACATTAAGCAGTATGTTTTCAGTGAAAATTCCCGTCCAGCAGAACTTACTCATGCATTCTATCACCGGCTACCTTCTCTCAGCAAAACTCGAGAATTATATAACCGATCAAGGATGTTTATTCTTCCAAGCTATAATGAAGGCTTACCTGGAACGGTCCTGGAAGCAATGGCCTGTGGATGTGTTGTAGTATCAAGTGATAACGAAGGGAGCTTGGAAATCATTAGAGACGGATATAACGGCTTCATTTGTCCAAAGGGAAATGTCGAGCGTTTTGTAAAGACGATCGAAAAAACGTATAATGATGAACAATTACTCAGTGTAATCAAAAAAAATCAGCTTGAAACAGTAAGGTCGTTTTCCTGGTCCGAAGCAGCCAATAAGATGCAAGAGTTTTTAGAAACAATTAACTAA
- a CDS encoding Asparagine synthetase [glutamine-hydrolyzing]: MTKQTDSIAHRGPDDYGTFLDKSLGFGFRRLSIIDLATGYQPVTSIDEKVTIMCNGEIYNFPELRKILEQKGHVFQTNSDTEVILHGYEQWGLDILGRLNGIFGLAIWDSEKRSLTIARDAMGVKLVYYQIKDGSLVFGSEIRAILAANPIQPSLSVEGMNAFLRYRYTPSPVTIYENINKLAPGTALTVSSTSDPTVFRWYENYPVPFAPMPKPREAEELLLEQYRAAVKRQLLSDVEIGLLLSGGVDSALLLGLMNEHRSSWKTYTVGYEGTKYNELKDAIETASLFGSQHTDIKLSIEDFEAYLPIAISYLEEPIASSSIVPVYCVCKAASKDLKVVICGQGPDELLGGYKRHLGIKLGKYWRMMPSPARKFLNSILQHVPRTEVLQRASYSLDNKEKLDRYQNAFSLLPGNEIAGLFKPDILPSNNTVSPPSLWVELMKYIPDADELSAIQFLEVRSSLPDELFLFGDKLSMCHGLEMRVPYIDKEVVEFVERLDSNYKVKGLTRKWLHKKVCASYLPKKIIQRPKLGFGVETINDWFRSSLSKRLIDTVKDSNSLVYQYLNQKSVMNLYEKHTLGKQDYHKPLYCIVALETFLRSKQSDFVSIAS, translated from the coding sequence TTGACAAAACAAACTGATTCCATTGCTCACAGAGGACCAGACGATTACGGGACATTTTTAGATAAGTCACTTGGCTTTGGATTTCGCCGGCTCTCAATAATTGATTTAGCTACCGGGTATCAGCCAGTTACATCCATTGACGAGAAAGTCACTATTATGTGTAATGGGGAAATTTACAATTTCCCTGAATTGCGCAAAATCCTCGAACAGAAAGGGCATGTTTTTCAGACAAACTCTGATACCGAAGTCATCCTGCATGGTTATGAACAATGGGGACTCGATATACTGGGCCGGCTAAACGGTATTTTTGGCCTTGCAATTTGGGATTCCGAGAAACGCTCTCTTACAATTGCCCGGGATGCAATGGGAGTAAAGCTGGTTTATTACCAGATTAAGGATGGGAGTTTAGTATTTGGCTCTGAAATTCGTGCCATCTTAGCAGCCAACCCGATACAACCATCGCTGTCTGTTGAGGGAATGAATGCATTCTTAAGATACCGATACACTCCATCCCCAGTTACCATTTATGAAAATATTAACAAATTAGCTCCGGGCACAGCCCTGACAGTGAGTAGCACATCTGATCCTACTGTGTTTCGCTGGTATGAGAACTACCCTGTGCCGTTTGCACCTATGCCAAAACCCAGGGAGGCAGAAGAGCTTCTGTTGGAGCAATACAGGGCAGCTGTAAAGAGGCAGTTGTTAAGCGATGTCGAAATAGGATTACTTCTGAGCGGTGGAGTTGATTCGGCCCTTCTTTTAGGTCTTATGAATGAGCACAGAAGTTCCTGGAAGACCTACACAGTGGGATATGAAGGAACAAAATACAATGAATTGAAAGATGCCATCGAAACCGCATCCCTTTTTGGATCCCAACACACCGATATAAAACTAAGTATCGAAGATTTTGAAGCATATTTACCAATAGCGATTTCTTATCTTGAAGAACCCATTGCCTCTTCGTCAATTGTTCCTGTATACTGTGTCTGCAAGGCGGCAAGTAAAGATTTGAAAGTAGTGATCTGCGGTCAGGGCCCAGATGAATTATTGGGTGGGTACAAACGCCATCTTGGAATTAAACTTGGGAAATACTGGCGGATGATGCCTTCACCTGCAAGGAAATTTCTTAACAGCATTTTGCAGCACGTACCCAGAACAGAAGTGCTCCAAAGGGCTTCATATTCTCTCGACAACAAAGAAAAATTGGACAGATATCAAAACGCATTTTCCTTATTGCCGGGTAATGAAATTGCAGGTCTTTTTAAACCAGATATCCTGCCTTCTAACAACACGGTCTCCCCTCCCTCCCTTTGGGTTGAATTGATGAAGTATATACCGGATGCTGACGAACTGAGTGCCATACAGTTTCTGGAAGTAAGATCTTCCCTCCCCGACGAGTTGTTTCTTTTTGGAGACAAATTATCCATGTGCCACGGTCTTGAAATGAGAGTGCCCTATATCGATAAGGAGGTAGTGGAATTTGTTGAGCGGCTCGATTCAAACTACAAAGTAAAAGGTTTAACACGCAAATGGCTTCATAAAAAGGTATGTGCTTCTTATTTGCCAAAGAAAATAATTCAACGCCCGAAATTAGGCTTTGGAGTTGAGACTATTAACGATTGGTTTCGCAGCTCGCTTTCAAAACGGCTTATAGATACAGTGAAGGATTCAAATTCTTTGGTGTATCAGTATCTCAACCAAAAATCAGTAATGAACTTGTATGAAAAACACACACTCGGAAAACAGGATTATCATAAACCCTTATACTGCATTGTTGCACTTGAAACATTCCTGCGTTCAAAGCAATCGGATTTTGTAAGCATTGCGAGTTGA
- a CDS encoding Glycosyl transferase codes for MKYVLVTPVRNGEATIEKTIASVLAQTIQPQCWVIVSDGSEDKTDEIIKRYVQKNSIIRFRRVEHDITMGFAGKVRAINTGLLELKKFEYNFIGNLDADISFECDYFHRILNHFNSDRNLGIAGGHICEFYNQRYTPQAISSNSVAGAVQLFRRDCFEQIGGYLPLSTGGIDSAAEILARSKGWKVKTIFDLQVIHHGPVLTGSLSPTARLFMQGNNNYRLGYHPLFQLASSLKRIKSKPLLIGALAYLAGYFMFVIKKAPKVLPEDAITFLRNEQLRRLIG; via the coding sequence ATGAAATATGTACTTGTAACTCCTGTCAGAAATGGTGAAGCAACAATAGAAAAAACGATTGCATCTGTTCTGGCACAAACCATCCAACCACAATGCTGGGTTATAGTTAGTGACGGTTCAGAAGATAAAACTGATGAGATCATTAAAAGGTATGTCCAAAAAAATTCAATCATCAGGTTTAGAAGAGTAGAACATGATATTACAATGGGTTTTGCTGGTAAAGTGAGAGCAATCAATACCGGGCTTCTTGAATTAAAAAAATTTGAATATAACTTTATAGGGAACCTTGATGCGGATATTTCATTTGAGTGTGACTATTTTCATCGTATTCTGAATCATTTCAATTCAGATCGCAACTTAGGAATTGCAGGCGGACACATATGTGAATTTTATAATCAACGTTATACACCTCAAGCAATAAGCTCAAACAGCGTTGCCGGTGCTGTACAATTGTTCAGACGGGATTGTTTTGAGCAGATTGGCGGATATCTCCCACTTAGTACAGGTGGCATTGATTCCGCAGCTGAGATTTTGGCACGATCAAAAGGATGGAAAGTTAAAACTATCTTTGATTTACAGGTCATTCACCACGGTCCAGTTTTAACCGGAAGCTTATCCCCAACTGCAAGATTATTCATGCAGGGTAATAACAACTACAGGTTGGGCTACCATCCCCTCTTCCAATTGGCAAGTTCGTTGAAAAGAATCAAAAGCAAACCGCTACTGATTGGTGCACTTGCCTATTTAGCTGGTTATTTCATGTTTGTCATAAAAAAAGCTCCAAAAGTATTACCAGAAGATGCGATTACGTTTCTTCGCAACGAGCAATTACGACGACTTATCGGCTGA
- a CDS encoding Glycosyl transferase, family 2 yields MNPDISIIIVNWNTSDMLKSCIHSILEHTRKVSYEIIVVDNASDDDSVTMIKEDFPQSRIFALNENIGFSRGNNIGLLEATGRYVLFLNPDTELTSDACSAMVDFLDSNKEYGAVGCKLLNRDNTVQQQCARAFPTPWKQFCFLSMLNRLFAKSPLFSTIELGHWDHNDSRDIECLSGACICAPRALITQLGGMDENIFMYSEDVDLCLRIINKGFKIRYLADEAIFHYDGSASKKNKNRYFSTLLQRNSQFYFFKKHFGALEGFKYRFAVLSGAAIRVAVLMASLAVSLPFRNKHTLVRDALAKYTALFLWAVTLKVDFVPQNSHRHHPESEVLAKQPSR; encoded by the coding sequence ATGAATCCAGATATTTCGATAATAATTGTAAACTGGAATACATCCGATATGCTGAAATCCTGTATTCACAGTATCCTTGAACATACAAGAAAAGTATCATATGAAATCATTGTAGTTGATAATGCATCAGATGATGACAGTGTTACTATGATAAAAGAGGATTTTCCTCAGAGCCGCATATTTGCCCTCAATGAAAACATTGGGTTCTCAAGAGGTAATAACATAGGTCTTCTTGAGGCTACAGGGAGATATGTACTGTTTTTGAACCCTGATACTGAATTAACAAGTGATGCTTGTTCTGCAATGGTGGATTTTTTGGATTCAAACAAAGAATACGGGGCAGTCGGGTGTAAACTTTTAAATCGGGACAATACTGTTCAGCAGCAATGTGCAAGGGCTTTCCCTACACCTTGGAAACAGTTTTGCTTTCTCTCGATGCTGAACCGGCTGTTTGCTAAATCACCACTTTTTTCTACGATTGAATTAGGACATTGGGACCATAATGACAGCAGGGATATTGAGTGTCTTTCCGGGGCTTGCATCTGTGCTCCCAGGGCTCTGATAACGCAGTTGGGAGGAATGGATGAAAATATTTTCATGTATTCTGAGGATGTTGATCTGTGTTTGCGCATAATAAATAAAGGTTTCAAAATACGCTATTTGGCTGATGAGGCAATCTTTCATTATGATGGGTCTGCCAGTAAAAAAAATAAAAACCGTTATTTCAGCACTCTTCTGCAGCGTAACTCTCAATTTTACTTCTTTAAAAAACATTTCGGCGCACTTGAGGGGTTTAAATACAGATTCGCAGTGTTATCCGGTGCTGCAATTAGAGTGGCCGTTCTTATGGCTTCGCTTGCAGTATCGCTACCATTCAGGAATAAACACACACTTGTCAGAGATGCGTTAGCCAAATATACTGCACTTTTTTTATGGGCTGTAACCTTAAAGGTTGATTTTGTCCCGCAAAACAGCCACAGACATCATCCGGAATCTGAGGTTCTTGCCAAACAACCCAGCAGGTAG